The following proteins come from a genomic window of Scomber japonicus isolate fScoJap1 chromosome 4, fScoJap1.pri, whole genome shotgun sequence:
- the stac3 gene encoding SH3 and cysteine-rich domain-containing protein 3: MDQEDDKNSVDIHDNPPIPDNVVKEDGDTVYFIYEEEVEVEEKEPEPEEPVIRINDKPHKFKDHYCKKPKFCDVCARMIVLNNKFALRCKNCKTNIHHSCQHYVEFQRCFGKIPPGFRRAYSSPLYGTDQQDSNHHDPVFDTLRVGVIMANKERKKNENDKKNMMMMMEEEEEENQQPKESEEGGEGKPDDKKEKGGDKADEKSKGTFSLTHYYLALYRFKAIEKDDLDFHPGDRITVLDDSNEEWWRGKMGDKSGYFPTNYLIKVRASERVFKVTRSFVGNREMGQITLKKDQIVVKKGDEKGGYLKVSTGRKLGYFPADLLEEITVT, encoded by the exons ATGGACCA GGAGGATGACAAAAACTCTGTGGATATCCATGACAACCCTCCAATTCCTGACAATGTGGTGAAGGAGGACGGAGATACT GTCTATTTCATttatgaggaggaggtggaagtggaggagaaagaaccagaaccagaagaACCCGTTATCCGTATCAATGACAAACCCCACAAATTCAAAGACCATTACTGCAAGAAACCCAAGTTCTGTGATGTCTGCGCTCGCATGATAGTCT TGAACAACAAGTTTGCTCTGAGGTGTAAAAACTGCAAGACCAACATCCACCATTCATGTCAGCACTATGTTGAGTTCCAGAGGTGCTTTGGCAAAATT CCGCCTGGTTTCAGAAGGGCCTATAGCTCCCCTCTGTACGGCACTGACCAACAAGATTCAA ACCATCATGACCCAGTCTTTGATACCCTGCGGGTCGGAGTCATCATGGCGAATAAAGAGCgcaaaaagaatgaaaatgacaagaaaaac atgatgatgatgatggaagaagaggaagaggagaaccAGCAGCCCAAAGAGAgtgaagagggaggagaag GGAAGCCTGATGATaagaaggagaaagggggagaCAAAGCAGATGAAAAG AGTAAAGGCACATTCTCACTGACCCACTATTACCTGGCTCTCTACCGCTTCAAGGCCATTGAGAAAGACGACCTTGACTTCCA cCCTGGTGATCGGATCACGGTACTGGATGACTCCAATGAAGAGTGGTGGAGG GGAAAGATGGGGGATAAGTCAGGCTACTTCCCCACCAACTACCTCATAAAAGTGCGTGCATCCGAAAGAGTTTTCAAAGTGACACGCTCTTTTGTAGGGAACAGAGAGATGGGACAAATCACACTGAAGAAAGATCAG ATTGTGGTGAAGAAAGGAGATGAGAAAGGTGGCTACTTGAAGGTCAGCACCGGACGCAAGCTGGGCTACTTCCCCGCTGATCTGCTGGAGGAGATCACTGTGACATGA